The genomic interval TATAGGAACTGGGACGGACGGCGGGTTATTGAACTCTCATAGTTAGCCCCCTCACCAACCCTCATCGCAACCCGCCCGCTCGTAGCTCGACCGTCCGCGCGTAGGCGACGTCGTGCTGGTGGCCGAGGACCGCTGCTCCCTCGTGCTCGAGCCAGGCGTGGTTGAGCAGGGCGCCGTCCTGGCGGGCCAGCCCGAACACCACGGTGCCGGCGAGGCCGCGGCGGCGCAGCATGAGCTGGCCGGCGATCGCCCGCGGCAGGCACGCGGTGGCGAAGGGCAGCCGCCGCGCCGCGGCCTCGACGGCCCTGCCGCACCGCCAGGCCGCCGGCGGGAGCGGGCCGAACGTCTCGTCGCCCGCCGGCGAGTGCTGGCCCAGCACCCGGCGCAGCAGGCGGAACGGCACCACTGCCACCGCCACCTTGGCCACGGTGAGCAGCACGGCCGCCTCCACCACGGCGGCCCGGTGCGCGAGCCGCCGACGGCTCACCGACGAGCCCCGGGAGCGACCTCGATCAGGTCGTTGGCGGCGAGGTCGTCGAGGAAGGTGGTCACGTCGCGCAGGCACGCCTCGGTCGTCACGTCGAACTCGCCGACCAGCTGCTCGCAGATCTGTTCCACGGTGCGCTCGCCGTCGAGCAGCTGCCACACTCGGGCTCCGACCGGGTCGAGCCCGTGGTAGGCGCCGTCGGCCTCGCCGAGGATCACCACCTCGTCGTCGACGACGGCGTCGAGCACCGCTGGGCGGCGGACCGGCCGGCTCGACGAGGCGATGGCTCCCACGGCCCCCAGGCTACGTGACGACACCCCCGCTACGTTGAGGCGATGACCGGCCCGGCGGCGCAGGACCCCACCGGTGGCGCCGCGCTCGCTCGAGTCCTCCGGGCCTGCCTGGCCTGGGAGAGAGACGAGCCAGCCGCGGGCGCGTCGTGGCCA from Acidimicrobiales bacterium carries:
- a CDS encoding lasso peptide biosynthesis B2 protein, which produces MSRRRLAHRAAVVEAAVLLTVAKVAVAVVPFRLLRRVLGQHSPAGDETFGPLPPAAWRCGRAVEAAARRLPFATACLPRAIAGQLMLRRRGLAGTVVFGLARQDGALLNHAWLEHEGAAVLGHQHDVAYARTVELRAGGLR
- a CDS encoding PqqD family protein yields the protein MGAIASSSRPVRRPAVLDAVVDDEVVILGEADGAYHGLDPVGARVWQLLDGERTVEQICEQLVGEFDVTTEACLRDVTTFLDDLAANDLIEVAPGARR